CCGCAGGATTCGACGGCGTTCGATCGCGGTGGCTCCGTGTACGTGTTCCGCCGCGATGCGGGCGGGTCGATCCAGTTCCACCAGAAGCTGATGCCGTTCGATGCGCCCGGCGGTGTTGCGAAGAACCAGGCCTTCGGCGTCGACGTCGCCTTTGACGGCGAAACGCTCGCGGTTGGAGCGTACGGGGCGATGCGGGGTAGCGTGGAAGCCGGGGCCGTGCTCACGTACGAGCTCGTAGGCGATCAATGGACGTTCGCACAGGAGCTTTTGCCGCCGCCATCGGACGAGTCGTCCGGCATGGGGCTACCCGTTGAGTTCAGCGGCGACGTACTGCTAACAAGGGCGTCCGCCGAGCGCACGCCGACCACCTCGGCGTCCGTCCACTACTTCCGTCGCGGTGGCGACGGAGAGTGGGCGCACGTCGCACGGCTCGATCCCGATGTCCCCGTCTTTTCGCGATCCTATGGCATTTCGATTGCGATCCAGGGTCAGCGGGCGCTGTTGGGAGCCATCGACGATTTTGACGCCTCGGGCGACGACTTCGGCGCCGCCTACCTCTTCGATCTATCCTGCTTCGGCTGCCCCCCCGACCTCGACGCCGACGGCACCCTCACCATCTTCGACTTCCTGACCTTCCTGAACCTCTTCCAGGACGGCGACACGCTCGCCGACTTCGACGGCGACGGCGAGCTGACGATCTTCGACTTCCTGGCGTATCAGGACGCATTCGACGCGGGCTGCCCGTAGCGGCCTAGAAGATCGCCCACAACGCGATCACCACCGCCAGCACCACGCCACCCACGATGGCCCAGATGGGCGTGCCCTTGCGCGGACCAGATCCCGGGCCCACGCTGGCCTGGCAGTGCCAGCACACTGTCGCGTCGTCGTAGAGTTCGGTGCCGCAGCGCCAGCAGGTCTGTGTGACCCCGCCGAAGCGGTCCAGGTCGTCTTCGCTGGGGCCGTCGTCGGGCAGGCCGAACTCGGGGGCATGCTCGAGCACCTCGCCCCGCCGGGCCGCGGCTCGCTTGGCGATTGCGGTATCGGGCATGTCGTCGAGCGGGCGATCGTCGCGGGCCATGTCTCAATCGTACCGGCCGCCGCCGGCACGCCCCCGCGGCGCGACAGGCCGGTGGGGCTTCTCCCAACAACCTTGTTGCCGAGCACTCGGCCGGGCCCGATGGCGGCTCTTTCGAGCTATTGATTGAGAATTCGCCCTAGGGTCGATAGACATCATCCGGCCGCGCATCGTTTCGGTCGGGCGAGGCCCCAAGGAGGTAGACCATGGCCAGAGAAGTCCATCTGACGGCCCGCCAGCGGACGGCCCTGAGCGTTCCCCCGCTGCTATTGCGCCTTGTGCTGGCGATCATCTTCTTCTGGGCAGGCTACACCAAGATCTTCGGATACATGGACGTCACCCCGGAGAACCGCGGCGCGCTGGTCGCCGCGGGCGTGCTCCCGGCTGCCGGCGCCCCAACGCCGGCGGACGAGACCCCCGTCGACGAGCCCGCCCCGGACACGGCGCCCCCCGCGGCGCCAGACCCCACCGAGCCGCCCGCCGAACAGCCCATCGACGAACCGGCCGGCGAGCCCGCAACCGATCCGATTGACGAGCCCGATCCGGTCGACGACCCGACGGACCCGATCGAAGACCCCGTGGACGAGCCCGGGCTGGCCGCCGCGGATGAACCAGCCATCACCCTCGTCGCCCAGGCCTCGCCCGAGCGTGTGCGCAAGCTCAACGGGCTGGCCTTGTTGCTCTATGCCTCGGCCAATCCGCAGCCCGAACTGGCCGACGACGCCGACGGCACGCTGGAGGCCCAGCGGCCCATGGCGCTCTGGCCCGCGGCGGTGGGTTCGCCGCCTTGGCCGGTGCGATTCGCGTGGGCGGCGGCGTTGACCGAACTGCTTGCCGGCCTTGTGCTGCTCGTGGGCCTGTTTACGCGCCTGGGCGGGCTGTCGGTCGCCGGGGTCATGGGCGTGGCCATCTGGCTCACAGAGATCGGTCCGGCCATCCAGAGCGGCAATACCTGGCTGGGCTTCCTGCCCATGTACGAGCCCATGGACGTCTCGAGCTACACACGCCTGCTGTACCAGTTCTCGTTGTTGATGATCGGCCTGGCCCTGCTGTTCTCGGGCCCGGGCATGCTGTCGCTGGACCGCTGGATCTTCGGCAAGAGCGTCGCAGACGACGAGGACTAACCCGGGCGAACCCCGAATCTGGGGAACACAACCGCGTTCGCAAGCGAAGGTCTCTGGTGGCTGGGCTCCTATGGTGAGCCACTCGCCATTGGAGGCCTTTCTCGTGACCACCACCGACACCTCGGCACTTCAGGACGCCACCATCCTCATCGTCGACGACGACAAGGACGTGCTGCTGGCCATGGAAACCGCCTTCAAGGCCGAAGGCGCCGTCACGCACACGGCCGGCGACGGCAACCGGGCCATCGAGCTGACCCTGGAAGAAAAGCCGGACCTGGTGATCCTGGACATGATGCTGCCGGCTCGGTCGGGCTTCCTGGCCCTTGAGAAGATCAAGGGCAACACAGACAGCCCGCTGGTGATCATGGTGACGGCCAATGATGGCAAGCGGCACCAGGCATATGCCCAGTCGCTGGGCGTCGACGGCTACCTCATCAAGCCCGTGCCGCTGGGCCAGCTCATGGAAACGGCCGCCGAGCTCCTGGCGAGCCGCAAGTAGGGGGACCCCGGCCGGATGCCCAAGCGTCAGATCGTCATCGTGTCGTCCGAACCCGCCGACGAGGGCCTGCCGCCCCTGGGCACCATCGATGAGGTGTCACAGGCACTGGCCGACTTCAACACCGCTCCGGATGGCTCCGAGCGCAGCGCCTCGGCCGGCACGGTGGTGCTCCACGGCCCGGGCCTGGTCGTCGAACTGCCGATGGGCCTGGACCGGGTAACCCAGGGCCTGGTGACCCTGATCGACGAGGACGTCGCCTGGCCCGTGCTCATGCGGCTGGTGAAGAACCTGCCCTGGAAGCTGCTGGATCTGGAGACCGGCCGCAGCTTCGGCTGACCCGCTCGTTTTCACTTCTGCGTGCGTCCGAAGCCCCGCTCCGTGCGTGGCCGGCTGTCAAGTTGGGCAAGAACTGTCGTATGGGCGATGGCCCCACGTCCGATTTGGTCTTTCGTCAAGGAAAAGACCTGGAAAATCTTGCTCGATCGAGTCTTTTCTGCACGGATCGCGATACGAAAAAGCCCCCAGAGGGGTATAACTGATTGTGCCAGCATGCAGCAACGTGCTGGCGCTCGTTTGAGTTTCGTGCACGTTTGTATGTAGGAGAGACAAGATGACCAAGATCAGCGCTGTTATCGGTATCCTCGGCGTGGCCGGCATGGCCGCCGCCCAAGTCAGCCCGGGCCCCTTCACCCCCGAGGCCACCGACGATTACGAGAGCTACCCCGGCGCCCGCGCCGAGATTACCTCGATGTTCGGCGGCACGGTTCCCGTGATCCCCGGTTCGGTGTTCCACGCCTCGGTCGACGAGGGCAACTGGAGCGACTTCCGCAGCCCCGGCGGCCCGATCCAGCCCACCTCGGGCACGAAGTTCGGCACGCTGTTCGGCTTCGGTGACATCACCCTCGACTTCACCGGCTTGGGCGGCATCCTGGGCTTTGGCGGCATGGCGAGCGCCGCGGGCGTTGGCGCCGACACCATCGAGTTCTTCGACATGTCGGGTGCTCCCATCGGCAGCTTCGTCGACGCCGACGGCTTCGGCCCGGGCGACGGCACCATGGAAGCCTTCAGCTTCGTGTCGACCGTTCCGATCGGCTCGGTCCGCCTGGACGGTGTCGAGACCGCCTACGACGACCTGACCTACACCACGGTTCCGGCTCCGGCCGGCCTGGCCGTGCTGGCCGGTCTTGGCGCCATCGCCAGCCGTCGTCGTCGCGCCTGAGCCACCTGCGTTCAGCCGATTCTGCTTGACCATGCGCGCGTCTCCGGGGTGCCGGAGGCGCGCGTTTTTTCGTACCCACCCCCGCTTCCGGCCCGACCGCACGCCCAACACCCTAAACTCGACGCGTGGACACCCTGCTTGCCGCCCTTTCGAACTGGAAGTCCTTCACCGCGCTGGTGCTGGGCGACTTCATGCTCGACCAGCAGCTCTACGGCGATGCCGAACGCCTGAGCGCCGACGCACCGGTCCCCGTGCTGCGCGTCACCAGACAGGAAGCCATGCCCGGCGGCGCGGGCAACCTGGCCGAGGACCTGGTCGCGCTGGGCGGCCACGTGAAGGTCTTTGGCGTGACGGGCGAAGACGCCGAGGGCGCGATGCTTCGTGATCGGCTCGGGGCGGCGGGCATCGACACCAGCGGGCTCATCGCCGATGCCCAGCGCCCCACCACGGTCAAGCGCAACCTCATCGGCCTGGCCCAGCATCGCCACCCGCAGAAGATGTTTCGCGTGGACTTCGAATCTCGCGAGGCGCTGCCCGAAACCATCTCGAAGAACGTGCTCGCCGCGCTCGAGGCGGCCCTATCCGACGCGGACGTGCTGTGCCTGGAGGACTACGACAAGGGCGTGTGCGACCAGGCGACCTGTCGCGCAGCGATCGAGCTTGCGCGCAAGCATGGCGTTCCACTGCTGGTCGACCCTGCGTCGCGCGACGACTTCGGCCGCTACCGCGGCTGCACGTCGATTACGCCCAACCGAAGCGAGGCCGAGCGCGCGACGGGGCGGCGCCACTCGATGAACTCGGCCGCCCAGCGGCAGGAACTGGCCCGCGAACTGGCCGCAGCGCTCGATTGCGAGGCCGTCGTGCTCACGCTTGATAAGGACGGCGCGCTGCTGCTCGAGCAGGATGCCGAACCGCTGACCATTCCGACCGTGGCGCGCGAGGTCTACGACGTCACCGGTGCGGGCGACATGATGCTCGCCGGCCTGGCCGCCGCCCGGGCCAACGGGCTGTCGTGGCCCGATGCCGTACGCTTTGCCAATGCCGCGGCGGGGCTGGAGGTCCAGATCTTCGGCGTCAAGCCCATCCCGCTGGCCGACGTCCACCGCGAGCTGTTGCGGCAGGCCGGGCGGTTGACGGGCAAGCTTCGCACGCTCGAAGAGGTTCGCGCCGAGGTCGCCAGCGTCCGACGAAACGGTGGCACGGTCGTCTTCACCAATGGCTGCTTCGACGTGCTGCATGCCGGACACGTCTCGCTGCTCGAGAAGGCCGCCACGCTTGGCGACTTCCTGGTGGTGGGGCTGAACAGCGATGAATCGGTGCGCCGGCTCAAGGGCGAGGGGCGGCCGGTACACGCCGGGCTGGATCGCGCGCGCGTGCTGGGCGCACTCGAGCCCGTTGGCGCCGTGGTGTTCTTCGAGGATGACACGCCGATCGAACTGATCGAAGCGCTGACGCCCGACGTGCTGGTGAAGGGGGCCGATTACGCCGGCAAGGAAGTCGTCGGCCAGCGCGTCGTCGAAGCCGCCGGCGGCCGCGTCGAGCTCATCGATCTGGTGCAGGGGCTGAGCACCACCAGCGCGCTGTCGCGTCTGGGGGCGGGGCGGTGAACCCACCGGGGTCCGCGTCCGTCGCTCGACGCGAACACGTGGCCATCGTGCACCCCTGGGTGATCGAAGCCTTGCTGGCCGGCCGGAAGACGATCGAGAGCCGCTTCTCGCGAGACAAGCGACCGCCGTTTGGCCGCGTGGAGGCGGGGCATCGCATCTACTTTCGCACGACGGGGGGTGGCTATGCCGCCCGAGCCCGCATCGCCGAGGCCGAGTGCCTGGAGGGACTGACCGAGGCCCGCGTGGCGAAGATCGAGGCCGAGCATCGCTCGGCCATCGGCGGCGACGATGCGTACTGGAAGTCAGCGCGCCGCGCGCGCTGCGTGACGCTGGTGCACCTGCACGACTGCGAGGCCGTCGGCCGCGGGCCATCCCTCGATCGACAGCGGGGAGACCGCCGGGCCTGGTTCGTGCTGGACTAGGCCGACGGCCGTACACTGGCAGCCAATGGAAGCTCATGGGGCGGTCCAAAGCCTGGCGTTGGCCTTCGGGGCGGGTGCGCTCATCACCCTCGTCAGCGATCGGGTGCGCCAGCCGCCGATCCTCTTCCTGCTGCTGGTGGGCTTCGGACTGGGCGTGAACGGGCTCGGCCTGGTCGACGGCGACGCCCTGGGCACCTCGGGCCTGCTTGCCATCGTGTCGGTATCGGTGGGGCTCCTGGTCTTCGAGGGCGGGCTCGGGCTCGATCGAGAGACCATTGCCCGCGCGCCGGGGGCGGTGCGCGGCCTGCTCACCATCGGCGTGATCGTGAGTTGGCTGCTCACGGCGATGCTGGCCCACTTCCTCGTTGGTCTGCCGCTCGACCTGTCGATCCTGCTCGGGGCCATGCTGGTGGTCACCGGGCCCACGGTCATCCAGCCCATCCTGCGACGAACACCCCTGAGCCCAAGGCTGCACTCGGCCCTCATGGCCGAGGGCATCCTGATCGATCCAATCGGCGTGGTGGCCGCCGTGTCGACGCTCGAGATCGTTCGGCTTGCCATCGAGCAGCCCGGCTCGGCCAGCGCGGGGGCCATCCTGGTCCAGTTCCTCGTGCCGGCCGTCACCGGCGTGGGGCTTGGCATCCTGCTGGGCTACGTCGCCGCCCGCGTGCTGCGGATCATCAACGGCGATCGCAAGAGCGACACCCAGACCATCGTGCTGGTTGGCCTCTCGGCGTGCATGATCTCGTTCGGCCTGGCCGAGGCGGTCTCGAGCGAGGCCGGACTGGTCGCCGCCACGCTGTGCGGTCTGGTGCTGGCCAATGCGGCCCGGCCGAGCGCCGAGTCGATGCGCCGGTTCAAGGAAACCACCGCTGTGATGCTGGTGGGCGCGTTGTTCATCCTGCTGGCCTCGCGCGTCCAGCTTGGTCGGCTGTTCGACGTGTCGTGGCAAGAGGTCGTATTCGTTGCGGCCATGGTGCTGCTGGTCAGGCCGCTGTCGGTGCTGGCGGGCACGATCGGAACGGGCCTGACCTATCGCGAGCGGGCATATACGGCCCTCATCGCGCCGCGCGGCATCGTGGCCATCGCTCTGGGCGCCATCGTGGCCATCGAGATGGGGCGCACCGCCACGCAGGTGCTCGACAGCCGGCCCGAACTGGAGACCCACGCCAAGCAGCTTGAGTCGCTGGTCATCCTGGTCATCGTCGTCACCGTCACGCTGGCCGGCCTGACCGCCGGGCCGCTGGCAACCCTGCTCCGCGTTCGGGCGGGCCGACCCAACGGCGTCATCATCGTCGGCGCCCACCGGCTGGGTCGCGACGTGGCGGCGCACCTGCGGGCACTGGGCGTCCCCGTCCGCGTGGTGGACACCAACGCGGCCAACATCGCCGCGGCCGCCAGCGAGGGCATCTCGACAAGCATGGGCAGCGCCACGGACATCCGCTGGATGGATCAGGACGTCGCCTCGACGGGGTTTGGCAACGTGCTGGCACTGTCGGACAACAGCGAGGTCGATGGCGCCGTGGCGCGGTGGGCGGCCCAACGTTTCGGCGTGGGCCAGGTGCTCCAGTGGCGCCGCGACAAGCCCGAGCCCTCGCCCAAGGGTCAGCCCCAGGCCGGCACCGCCATGAAGTGGGGCCGCCCGCTGCGGCACATGCTCTTCCAGATGGACGCCGGGCTGGCGCGCGTCGCCACGTGGGAAGGCGAGCGGGCCGGTGCGGTCGCCATCCTGGCCGTCGATGACACCAGCCAGGTCCACCTGATCGACGACGGCGACGTCGAGAAGGCCTTCCCTGATGGCGTGCCGGAGGGAACCCAACTCATCGGCGTCGAGATCGGACCGGCCAAGAAGCAGGGCGCCGAAGCCCCCGGCGAATCAGACGAGAGCCCGGCGGCCGGCGATCCGACGAATCAGGCCGACAACGACAACGCGGGCGGAGCCTGACGACCCCGCCCGCGCGATGGGCGATCAAATCACTGTTTGGGTTGGCTTACCAGCCGCCGCGACCACCGCCGCCGCCGCCGCCCCGACGGTCACCACCGCCGAAGCCGCCTCCCCCACCGCCGCCGCCGAAGCCACGGCCACCCCGGCCGCCACCGAAGCCGCCACCGCCACCACCGGCGTTGGCCCGCGGGCGGGCCTCGTTGACGGTCAGGGGCCGGCCGTCCATGGGCGTGCCATGGAGGTTCTCGATGGCCTTGTGGCCGTCCTCATCGTTCATCTCGACGAAGCCAAAGCCGCGGCTGCGGCCGGTCTCGCGATCCATGACCACGCTGGCCGACTGGACCTCTCCGAATTGGGCAAAGAGTTCGGCGAGCTCGCTGTCGCCGGTGCTGTACGGCAGATTGCCGACGTAAATCCGCATGACTGTGCGATCCTTCTGTACAAGCGTGCCCGGGAACTACTCACTGACTGAGAGTCCAGGCGCCCCCGCCCCGGGCCCGGGCGACGCCTGCCGATGCGGGCAATCCCGCACTCTGGGGCAGATTGTACCAAAAATCGCGTCCCGAATCGAGGGCATTTTGGGTGTGCCGGGCACGAATCTTTGCCGGCAGCCGGTGCGACCATCGAACTGACGTGTTGACGCCACCCGGGATGGTCGATACCCTTGAGGCCGCTTGCGGGTGTAGCTCAGCGGTAGAGCGTCACGTTGCCAACGTGAATGTCGACGGTTCGAATCCGTTCACCCGCTTTCGAGACTCTTCTTGAAAACGCCGCCCCCGTCAGGGAGCGGCGTTTTGCATTGCCTCTTGCCCGCTCGACCCCGGGCCGGGCCCGGCGAGCAGCCCCACAAGCAGCAACGCCGCGAAGCCGGCCACCGCCAGGCCGAACAGCCGCACGTGGCGGTGCACCGTGGGCATGACCGCCCGGGCGAACCGGCGGTGCCACCGCCAAGGCGTGCAGAACAGCACGACCGCCGTCACGACGATCAGCCAGCCCAGGCTCCAGAAGATGATCGGCCGCCACATGGCCGGCGCGTACACGACCAGCGCGAGGCCGAATACCAGGCGGAGGGCCTGCTCGAGCAGGTGCGTCCACGCCGAGGAGGCGAACGCTCCGAAGAACCGCCGCACCCAGGCTGGGCGGACGAACGCCGCAGCCGCGATCGCAAGAAACGCGGCGGCGGCCACGAAGACGATGATGCCCGAGGCGATCAACACGACGCTGCCCCCGGGGCAAGGCTACGCGGGGGCGATCAGGCGCAGCCCGCATCGAACTCGTTCTGGAACGCCAGGAAGTCGAACAGGCTCAGGCTGCCGTCGCCGTCAAAGTCGGCCTGCAGGTCGCCGGCGTCGAACAGGTTCTGGAAGCCAAGGAAGTCGAAGATCGTCAGTTCGCCATCGCCGTCGATGTCGGCCCGGCAGGCATCGATGCGCAGCACGACGAAGGCCTCTTCGAGTTCATCGAGCCTGGAGATCGGCGAATAGCAGTGGCCGCAGCAGTCCTGGCTCAGGATGAACAGGACCGTGCGGGTGGCCAGGATCACCTCGCGCGGCCCGTCGGTCGGCGCGACGAAGTCGG
This portion of the Phycisphaerales bacterium genome encodes:
- a CDS encoding GC-type dockerin domain-anchored protein; this translates as MAATLADPCDSVRIPPPGVVPPIDFGGRLIIDGDFWFIGDVNARVLCPGYFGCTSGAMHVYEMVDGSLEHRQMIIPPTPRAGDFFSGAADLHEGRLIIGSLTEEWPGLTAKGGAFVYEYDGRNWVQTSDIRPPDGIDPTLSSRLGSFVAIEGNAAYLRPLSKRTVFAYEFDEGEWTFDRLIESPDGLPANAFFGQVVVPHGPWLFISAPQDSTAFDRGGSVYVFRRDAGGSIQFHQKLMPFDAPGGVAKNQAFGVDVAFDGETLAVGAYGAMRGSVEAGAVLTYELVGDQWTFAQELLPPPSDESSGMGLPVEFSGDVLLTRASAERTPTTSASVHYFRRGGDGEWAHVARLDPDVPVFSRSYGISIAIQGQRALLGAIDDFDASGDDFGAAYLFDLSCFGCPPDLDADGTLTIFDFLTFLNLFQDGDTLADFDGDGELTIFDFLAYQDAFDAGCP
- a CDS encoding DoxX family membrane protein yields the protein MAREVHLTARQRTALSVPPLLLRLVLAIIFFWAGYTKIFGYMDVTPENRGALVAAGVLPAAGAPTPADETPVDEPAPDTAPPAAPDPTEPPAEQPIDEPAGEPATDPIDEPDPVDDPTDPIEDPVDEPGLAAADEPAITLVAQASPERVRKLNGLALLLYASANPQPELADDADGTLEAQRPMALWPAAVGSPPWPVRFAWAAALTELLAGLVLLVGLFTRLGGLSVAGVMGVAIWLTEIGPAIQSGNTWLGFLPMYEPMDVSSYTRLLYQFSLLMIGLALLFSGPGMLSLDRWIFGKSVADDED
- a CDS encoding response regulator; the protein is MTTTDTSALQDATILIVDDDKDVLLAMETAFKAEGAVTHTAGDGNRAIELTLEEKPDLVILDMMLPARSGFLALEKIKGNTDSPLVIMVTANDGKRHQAYAQSLGVDGYLIKPVPLGQLMETAAELLASRK
- the rfaE2 gene encoding D-glycero-beta-D-manno-heptose 1-phosphate adenylyltransferase — its product is MDTLLAALSNWKSFTALVLGDFMLDQQLYGDAERLSADAPVPVLRVTRQEAMPGGAGNLAEDLVALGGHVKVFGVTGEDAEGAMLRDRLGAAGIDTSGLIADAQRPTTVKRNLIGLAQHRHPQKMFRVDFESREALPETISKNVLAALEAALSDADVLCLEDYDKGVCDQATCRAAIELARKHGVPLLVDPASRDDFGRYRGCTSITPNRSEAERATGRRHSMNSAAQRQELARELAAALDCEAVVLTLDKDGALLLEQDAEPLTIPTVAREVYDVTGAGDMMLAGLAAARANGLSWPDAVRFANAAAGLEVQIFGVKPIPLADVHRELLRQAGRLTGKLRTLEEVRAEVASVRRNGGTVVFTNGCFDVLHAGHVSLLEKAATLGDFLVVGLNSDESVRRLKGEGRPVHAGLDRARVLGALEPVGAVVFFEDDTPIELIEALTPDVLVKGADYAGKEVVGQRVVEAAGGRVELIDLVQGLSTTSALSRLGAGR
- a CDS encoding ASCH domain-containing protein, whose amino-acid sequence is MAIVHPWVIEALLAGRKTIESRFSRDKRPPFGRVEAGHRIYFRTTGGGYAARARIAEAECLEGLTEARVAKIEAEHRSAIGGDDAYWKSARRARCVTLVHLHDCEAVGRGPSLDRQRGDRRAWFVLD
- a CDS encoding sodium:proton antiporter, encoding MEAHGAVQSLALAFGAGALITLVSDRVRQPPILFLLLVGFGLGVNGLGLVDGDALGTSGLLAIVSVSVGLLVFEGGLGLDRETIARAPGAVRGLLTIGVIVSWLLTAMLAHFLVGLPLDLSILLGAMLVVTGPTVIQPILRRTPLSPRLHSALMAEGILIDPIGVVAAVSTLEIVRLAIEQPGSASAGAILVQFLVPAVTGVGLGILLGYVAARVLRIINGDRKSDTQTIVLVGLSACMISFGLAEAVSSEAGLVAATLCGLVLANAARPSAESMRRFKETTAVMLVGALFILLASRVQLGRLFDVSWQEVVFVAAMVLLVRPLSVLAGTIGTGLTYRERAYTALIAPRGIVAIALGAIVAIEMGRTATQVLDSRPELETHAKQLESLVILVIVVTVTLAGLTAGPLATLLRVRAGRPNGVIIVGAHRLGRDVAAHLRALGVPVRVVDTNAANIAAAASEGISTSMGSATDIRWMDQDVASTGFGNVLALSDNSEVDGAVARWAAQRFGVGQVLQWRRDKPEPSPKGQPQAGTAMKWGRPLRHMLFQMDAGLARVATWEGERAGAVAILAVDDTSQVHLIDDGDVEKAFPDGVPEGTQLIGVEIGPAKKQGAEAPGESDESPAAGDPTNQADNDNAGGA
- a CDS encoding RNA-binding protein: MRIYVGNLPYSTGDSELAELFAQFGEVQSASVVMDRETGRSRGFGFVEMNDEDGHKAIENLHGTPMDGRPLTVNEARPRANAGGGGGGFGGGRGGRGFGGGGGGGGFGGGDRRGGGGGGGRGGW